The following is a genomic window from Parabacteroides johnsonii DSM 18315.
ATTCTTACGAGCCATTTGTATATCATAATCCGTCTGCATTCTTACAAGCAGATCGGCATTGATACCTAATGCAGCCTCCAACAGCAGCGCAAACTCTGTTGTTATAGGACGTTTTGCATTTAAAATCTCGTTAAAAGCAGAATAAGACAACTCGAATTTTTTTGCAAAAGCCTTTTGCCTGATACCTCTGCATTCCAACTCTTCCTTTACCAATTCTCCTGGATGATAAGGGCGGAAGGAGTGTAAGCTATTATCAGTCAGTTCCATATGACA
Proteins encoded in this region:
- a CDS encoding HigA family addiction module antitoxin codes for the protein MELTDNSLHSFRPYHPGELVKEELECRGIRQKAFAKKFELSYSAFNEILNAKRPITTEFALLLEAALGINADLLVRMQTDYDIQMARKNSSLLEKLNDIKKIAAVF